Proteins encoded together in one Colius striatus isolate bColStr4 chromosome 3, bColStr4.1.hap1, whole genome shotgun sequence window:
- the SFRP2 gene encoding secreted frizzled-related protein 2, with the protein MQHHLCALLLLASQCLGSATGLFPFGEPDFSYKRSNCKPIPAPMLLCRGIEYQSMRLPNLLGHETVQEVLEQASTWIPLVQKQCHPDTRKFLCSLFAPVCIDDLDEIIQPCHSLCEEVKESCAPVMSAFGFPWPDMLDCSRFPKDNDLCIPLASNDHILPVTREAPKVCDACKSKNEDDNDIVENLCKNDFALKIKVKEIAYINGDTKITPETKSKTIYKLNGLTERDLRKIVLWLKGGLQCTCDEMNDINVPYLVMGQKQAGELVITSLKRWQKGQRAFKRFSRSIRKLQC; encoded by the exons atGCAGCACCACCTCTGCGCCTTGCTCCTGCTGGCGTCCCAGTGCCTGGGCTCGGCCACCGGGCTCTTTCCCTTCGGGGAGCCCGACTTCTCCTACAAGCGCTCCAACTGCAAGCCCATCCCCGCCCCGATGCTGCTGTGCCGGGGCATCGAGTACCAGAGCATGCGGCTGCCCAACCTGCTGGGGCATGAGACggtgcaggaggtgctggagcaggccTCCACCTGGATCCCGCTGGTGCAGAAGCAGTGCCACCCTGACACCAGGAAGttcctctgctccctctttGCCCCCGTCTGCATCGACGACCTGGACGAGATCATCCAGCCCTGCCACTCGCTCTGCGAGGAGGTGAAGGAGAGCTGCGCTCCTGTGATGTCCGCCTTTGGCTTCCCCTGGCCCGACATGCTGGACTGCAGCCGCTTCCCCAAGGACAACGACCTCTGCATCCCGCTGGCCAGCAACGACCACATCCTCCCCGTCACCAGAGAAG CACCCAAGGTCTGCGATGCctgcaaaagcaaaaatgaagaCGACAATGACATTGTGGAAAATCTCTGCAAAAATGACTTCG CCTTGAAGATAAAAGTGAAGGAGATTGCCTACATCAATGGGGATACCAAGATCACCCCTGAAACAAAGAGCAAAACCATCTACAAGCTGAATGGGCTGACAGAAAGGGATCTGAGGAAGATCGTACTTTGGCTCAAAGGTGGCCTCCAGTGTACCTGCGATGAGATGAATGACATAAACGTCCCCTACTTGGTGATGGGGCAAAAGCAAGCTGGGGAATTGGTGATCACCTCGCTGAAGCGGTGGCAGAAAGGGCAACGGGCTTTCAAGCGGTTCTCCCGCAGCATCCGCAAACTGCAGTGTTAG